CCGGGATGAACTCGGTCAGCCCCTCGACCACACCGAGCACCACCGCGTCGAACAGCGTCTTCACGTCCATCGGCAAAATTCCTCAAAACCCGGCGCTCGGGGCCGATTCGACAAATCGGCCGCCGCCTGACGCGAGACTGTTGTTCCCGGCGGGCGGGCGCACTATACCCGACCGGCGACGCGACGGAAGAAGTCGGGTGACATGACCCGGTCGAGCCGCCATGCCCGTGCCAAAATGATCATGCCGACATGCTCTTGCCGACATGCTCTTGCCACCATGATCATGCCGACCCGTTCATGCTGACGTCCTGAAGCGCGCGGCCCCGGTCCGTTCCCAAGCCCGCAGCCGACGCGCCCAGTTCCGCCTTCGCGCAAGCCCGATGCGATCCTGATGCTGATCCTTTATCATCAACCCTTCTCTCCCGCCTGCCGCTTCATCCGCCTCGTCCTCGCCGAGTACGGCGTGCGTCATGAACTGGTGCTGGAAAAGCACTGGGAACGGCGCAAGGGCTTCCTGGCGATGAACCCGGCGGCCACCCTGCCGGTGGCGGTGGAGAACGATGGCCCGCCCGTGGTCGGCGCCGGGCCGATCATGGAATATCTCGACGAAACCCGCGGCTATGCCCAGGGCGAGAAGCGGCTGATGCCGGACCATCCCGACCGGCGCGCGGAAACCCGCCGGCTGGTCGAGTGGTTTCTGTGGAAATTCGACGAGGAAGCGGTCGGCCACTTCGTCCACGAGCGCATCTACAAGCTGGAAATGCCGACCGCGATGGGCGGCGGCGCGCCGGAATCGACCATCCTGAGGGCCGCGCGCGCCAATTTGCGCCACCATATGCGCTATATGGAATATCTGACCGCGACGCGGAACTGGCTGGCCGGCGACCGCCTGACCTTCGCCGACCTCGCCGCCGCGGCCGAACTGAGCTGTACCGACTATCTGGGCGAGGTGCCGTGGAGCGACAGCGAGCACGTCAAGACGTGGTACGCCCGGATCAAGTCCCGGCCGGCGTTCCGGTCGCTGCTTGCCGAGACGATCCGCGGCCTGCCGCCGTCGCCGAGCTACGACGACCTCGACTTCTGACGCCCGAGGCCGCGCGCAGGCTTGTGCTGGCGCGTGCCGCCGAACTCGGTTTCGACGACTGCCGCATCGCCCGGCCCGGCGACGCCGCCCTGCGCGCGACCCGCCTGGAAGCCTTCCTCGATGCGGGCCGCCACGGCACCATGGACTGGCTCGCCGAGGCGCCGGAGCGCCGCGCGGACCCCCGGCGGCTGTGGCCGGATGTCGCATCCGTCATCATGCTCGGCCTCAATTACGGCCCGGCCCCCGACGCCTGGGCGGCCCGCGACGATGCCGGTGCCGGCCTGATCTCCGTCTATGCCCGCAACCGCGACTATCACGACGTCATCAAGGGCCGGCTGAAGATGCTGGGCCAGAGCCTCGTCGCCAGGGCCGGCGGCGAGATCAAGGTGTTCGTCGACACCGCCCCGGTGATGGAGAAGCCGCTCGCCGCCGAAGCCGGGCTCGGCTGGCAGGGCAAGCACACCAACCTCGTCTCGCGGCGGTTCGGCTCGTGGCTGTTCCTCGGCGCCGTGTTCACCACGCTGGACATCGCCCCCGACGCGCCGGAGCGCGACCATTGCGGCTCGTGCCGGGCCTGCCTCGATGCCTGCCCGACGGCGGCCTTTCCCGCGCCCTACCAGATCGACGCCCGGCGCTGCGTCTCCTATCTGACCATCGAGCACAAGGGGCCGATCCCCGTGGATCTGCGGCCCGGCATCGGCAACCGCATCTACGGCTGCGACGACTGCCTGGCCGCCTGCCCGTGGAACAA
The window above is part of the Pseudoxanthobacter soli DSM 19599 genome. Proteins encoded here:
- the queG gene encoding tRNA epoxyqueuosine(34) reductase QueG, which produces MTPEAARRLVLARAAELGFDDCRIARPGDAALRATRLEAFLDAGRHGTMDWLAEAPERRADPRRLWPDVASVIMLGLNYGPAPDAWAARDDAGAGLISVYARNRDYHDVIKGRLKMLGQSLVARAGGEIKVFVDTAPVMEKPLAAEAGLGWQGKHTNLVSRRFGSWLFLGAVFTTLDIAPDAPERDHCGSCRACLDACPTAAFPAPYQIDARRCVSYLTIEHKGPIPVDLRPGIGNRIYGCDDCLAACPWNKFAEAGRETKLAARDDLAAPRLADLAALDDAGFRALFSGSPIKRIGRDRFVRNVLVAIGNSGDEALLPAVTARLDDGAPVVRGAAAWALGRLAPETFAAERDRRLAGEADPETRTEWLTPPR
- a CDS encoding glutathione S-transferase family protein, producing the protein MLILYHQPFSPACRFIRLVLAEYGVRHELVLEKHWERRKGFLAMNPAATLPVAVENDGPPVVGAGPIMEYLDETRGYAQGEKRLMPDHPDRRAETRRLVEWFLWKFDEEAVGHFVHERIYKLEMPTAMGGGAPESTILRAARANLRHHMRYMEYLTATRNWLAGDRLTFADLAAAAELSCTDYLGEVPWSDSEHVKTWYARIKSRPAFRSLLAETIRGLPPSPSYDDLDF